In one window of Pseudodesulfovibrio sp. JC047 DNA:
- a CDS encoding glycosyltransferase, with product MAKKMLWQIYQKHDGKVSDKWVNNIHLYDSIFASRRNRKLSILEVGVQNGGSLEIWGKYFKNAEKIIGCDINADCAKLSFTNEAISIIVGDVNNKDIQQEILRRSSKFDLIIDDGSHRSSDITKTFTLLFKHLSDGGMYIVEDLQCSYWEEFEGGLHFPHSSISFFKRFADIINHQSWGIKKKRHTLLNDFVQQYGLEIDEELLTHIHSVQFFNSVCLIMKENPQRNMVGKRFIAGKKEDVVTGHLKLHGTDYPLPNQVNNHWALMSLEKELENRLTQINEFELAIVEKDSLLVSFDTYIKEQIGQIESLNAEIAKRESLVETLNAKIADRDSCIHTLHQVIGERDCTISDLNEKSIERGESILELREEMVGLVGQLDTEKAAFSNLVNKLEERGRELGRLNFNSAALNRQILSFQHRLNESEARVLALQNSFSWRLTAPLRKAFDLLRGRPRINWRAFSGFGRSIKILMDIPAAVKRWGYLGLCKRVYQTLRTAGLKGVYQKGVDYKSFAISEDMGKAKIKRVQRTQIGPTVAQTPQPAKMDSLPAKKNKRILYIVNDHDLMTQVYRVHNYSQLLIDYGFESVIMKDGEIHVCSNYDADILVLNRICLSGNIPWLVEEFKRQERPVIFDVDDFVFDSNFLHLLCSYKGMGEEGRAGLENLFEGLEKTMMVADYVTTSTPELKNQVEKKGKKAFLLPNNNGLSSLEFARKKQHKHAASGTVSIAYMSGTNTHDTDFAQCCDALLRILRDHDNCELVLVGELTFPLSLKEFGARVKQLPLMSHEDMLEQLAEVDINLAPLELDNLFTDCKSELKIFEAAMFGIPTVASPTSSFSAIIDNGKTGYLAHTEEGWYESISVLVSDAELRASIGKAAKDIIASRYSIKTTIHEAAAIYDTVLKGTLRQNMKLPPWTYEEHEKPVVSIVSVVYRKSNEIRFFLESLRRQNIEKPYEVILVNDATTDDSIDVINEFNRWVKLCAAPNPYMEVTILENSENKGNCGSRNYGLSEAQGDVIIVVDADCMLNRSFLSEHYWAHMKEDCDVAIGPINIETNGEPPLSVLNRHEITSTLARNESVPQDPTNKDSFVNCITRNFSINRKFLNAGIKGDLFDTDFAYSADPKSGFGWEDVEMGYRVYQAGGRIKYLQETVSIHVSHPSSADEKEKPIRSLRNYRRLFEKHPDLVTASRQWSVNTYNAIISWAESVGHDLEKSEDKNVLDKQFKKYTQVPIIIHKDRKLKILTHRWHVPHQYELYKLGHEFTLVTGAGTGLCEQWEMAKRPMPENMQMVPVDQIDARDYDVAIMHFDENLIHPELGLGKVPMDWGQTFDWFMKNVDLPKVAICHGTPQFAGQYDPDYKRSDLGQILKSEREELVEYLSSVSVVCNSYQAQNEWQFHDSRTIWHGFSPHEYPKGRNDQGVLVMRKDALLNRPHYNGLYVMQTVWDMLEGKVELTNLDVPDPRFYSVGSQDWAVAKYQNYARSVGTHSIYLNPTLRSPMPRSRGEAMMAGLISVSMQNNDVDLFIKNGVNGFYADSAEELAEQILWLETHPIEAERIRKESLTTALDVFNQDRYLEEWSKLLLEIRK from the coding sequence ATGGCTAAAAAAATGTTGTGGCAGATTTACCAAAAACATGATGGCAAAGTCTCTGACAAATGGGTGAATAACATTCACCTGTATGACAGTATATTCGCTTCGCGGAGAAATCGGAAGCTCAGTATTTTGGAAGTGGGTGTCCAGAATGGCGGGTCGCTGGAGATTTGGGGGAAATATTTCAAAAACGCCGAAAAAATCATCGGATGCGATATTAATGCGGATTGCGCGAAGTTGTCTTTTACCAATGAAGCAATTTCCATCATTGTCGGTGATGTCAATAATAAGGATATTCAACAAGAAATTCTGCGCCGTTCTTCAAAATTCGATCTCATCATTGATGATGGATCACACCGTTCCTCGGATATTACCAAAACATTTACTCTTTTATTCAAACATCTCTCTGATGGCGGGATGTACATTGTTGAAGACTTGCAGTGTTCCTACTGGGAGGAATTCGAAGGCGGACTGCATTTTCCCCATTCCTCGATTTCTTTTTTCAAGAGATTTGCCGATATCATCAACCATCAAAGCTGGGGCATTAAAAAAAAGCGTCACACGCTATTGAATGACTTTGTTCAGCAATATGGTTTGGAAATTGATGAAGAGTTGCTGACGCATATCCATTCCGTGCAGTTTTTTAATTCTGTTTGCCTAATCATGAAGGAAAATCCGCAACGGAATATGGTGGGGAAACGTTTCATTGCAGGCAAAAAGGAGGATGTGGTCACAGGGCACCTCAAACTTCACGGAACAGATTACCCATTGCCTAACCAGGTAAATAATCATTGGGCCTTGATGTCTCTTGAAAAAGAACTTGAGAACAGGCTGACACAAATCAATGAGTTTGAATTGGCGATTGTCGAAAAGGATTCTCTGCTCGTCAGCTTTGACACATATATCAAGGAACAGATTGGCCAAATCGAAAGCCTGAATGCAGAAATAGCAAAACGCGAGAGCTTGGTAGAAACCCTGAATGCGAAAATCGCCGATAGGGATTCCTGCATTCATACTCTTCATCAGGTAATTGGCGAACGTGACTGCACTATTTCAGACCTTAACGAAAAGTCTATTGAGCGGGGTGAAAGCATACTAGAACTCCGTGAAGAAATGGTCGGCCTCGTCGGTCAATTGGATACTGAGAAGGCGGCCTTTAGTAATCTGGTCAATAAGTTGGAAGAACGAGGCAGAGAACTTGGCAGGCTGAATTTTAATTCCGCAGCCCTCAACAGGCAGATTCTCTCATTTCAGCACAGGTTAAATGAAAGTGAGGCTCGCGTGTTGGCCTTACAGAATTCTTTTTCATGGCGACTGACAGCACCACTTAGGAAGGCCTTTGATCTTCTCCGGGGACGTCCGCGAATCAACTGGAGAGCCTTTAGTGGATTCGGTCGGTCAATAAAAATCCTCATGGATATCCCCGCTGCAGTCAAGCGTTGGGGATATTTGGGGCTTTGCAAAAGAGTATATCAAACTTTGCGTACGGCAGGATTGAAAGGCGTCTACCAAAAAGGCGTTGATTACAAGTCATTTGCCATAAGTGAAGACATGGGCAAGGCGAAAATCAAAAGAGTGCAACGCACGCAAATAGGACCAACCGTAGCCCAGACCCCACAGCCTGCAAAGATGGATTCTCTACCGGCTAAAAAGAACAAGCGAATTTTGTACATAGTCAATGATCATGATCTCATGACACAGGTGTACCGTGTGCATAATTATTCACAGCTCCTGATTGATTATGGGTTTGAGTCCGTGATCATGAAAGACGGAGAGATTCACGTTTGTAGTAATTACGACGCTGACATTCTCGTACTGAATCGTATATGCTTGAGCGGTAACATCCCTTGGCTTGTTGAAGAGTTTAAACGTCAGGAACGTCCGGTAATTTTCGATGTCGACGATTTTGTTTTTGATTCAAATTTTTTGCATTTACTCTGTTCTTACAAGGGCATGGGAGAGGAAGGAAGAGCTGGGTTGGAAAATCTATTTGAGGGCCTAGAAAAAACCATGATGGTCGCAGATTATGTGACGACATCGACGCCTGAACTGAAAAATCAAGTCGAAAAAAAAGGTAAGAAGGCTTTCCTGCTGCCCAATAACAATGGGCTTTCTTCTCTTGAATTTGCTAGGAAGAAACAACACAAACACGCTGCTTCGGGGACTGTTTCCATCGCCTACATGAGTGGAACAAACACACATGATACTGACTTTGCCCAATGCTGCGATGCGTTGCTACGCATATTGCGCGATCATGACAATTGTGAACTGGTGCTCGTAGGGGAACTGACTTTTCCTTTGTCACTCAAAGAATTCGGCGCGAGGGTGAAACAACTGCCATTGATGTCGCATGAGGATATGTTGGAGCAACTTGCCGAGGTCGATATCAATCTCGCTCCTCTTGAGTTGGACAATCTATTTACCGACTGCAAGAGTGAGCTAAAAATATTTGAAGCAGCCATGTTTGGAATTCCAACCGTGGCTTCTCCAACAAGTTCTTTTTCTGCAATTATCGACAATGGCAAGACCGGTTATCTCGCCCATACTGAAGAAGGATGGTATGAGAGCATTTCCGTCCTTGTCTCTGATGCTGAATTGCGGGCCTCAATAGGAAAGGCAGCCAAGGACATCATCGCGTCGAGATATTCTATTAAGACCACTATTCATGAAGCGGCGGCAATATACGACACCGTGCTCAAGGGAACACTGCGGCAAAACATGAAATTGCCGCCATGGACGTATGAGGAGCACGAGAAGCCTGTTGTCTCAATCGTCTCCGTGGTCTATCGAAAATCCAATGAAATCAGGTTTTTTCTTGAGTCATTGAGACGTCAGAATATCGAAAAGCCGTATGAAGTCATTTTGGTAAACGATGCGACTACCGATGACTCCATTGATGTCATTAATGAGTTTAACAGATGGGTCAAGTTATGCGCTGCGCCAAATCCGTATATGGAAGTAACGATTCTGGAGAACTCGGAAAACAAGGGGAATTGCGGATCCAGAAACTATGGTCTCAGTGAAGCACAAGGTGATGTTATTATCGTTGTAGATGCGGATTGCATGTTGAACAGATCGTTTCTCTCAGAGCATTACTGGGCACATATGAAAGAGGATTGTGACGTAGCTATTGGACCAATCAATATCGAGACTAATGGAGAGCCTCCCTTGTCCGTGCTCAACAGACATGAGATCACATCGACATTGGCGAGGAATGAATCGGTTCCTCAAGATCCAACTAACAAAGACAGCTTCGTTAATTGCATTACTCGGAATTTTTCCATTAACAGAAAATTCCTCAATGCGGGCATCAAGGGTGATCTTTTTGACACGGATTTTGCCTATTCCGCTGACCCAAAATCGGGCTTTGGTTGGGAAGATGTCGAGATGGGGTACCGCGTCTATCAGGCTGGAGGACGGATTAAGTATTTGCAAGAGACGGTATCCATTCATGTTTCTCATCCCTCTTCGGCAGACGAGAAAGAAAAGCCGATCCGGTCATTGAGAAATTACAGGCGCTTGTTTGAAAAACATCCCGATTTGGTGACAGCCTCCCGACAGTGGAGTGTCAATACATATAACGCGATCATTAGTTGGGCAGAGTCTGTAGGGCATGACCTTGAAAAATCCGAAGACAAGAATGTACTGGATAAACAATTCAAGAAGTACACCCAAGTCCCCATCATCATACATAAAGATCGAAAGCTAAAAATTTTGACCCATCGTTGGCATGTACCCCATCAGTACGAGTTGTACAAGCTCGGACATGAGTTCACGCTGGTCACTGGAGCCGGAACCGGCTTGTGTGAACAATGGGAAATGGCCAAGCGCCCCATGCCGGAAAATATGCAGATGGTGCCGGTTGATCAAATTGATGCACGCGACTACGACGTGGCCATCATGCATTTTGACGAAAACCTTATTCATCCCGAGTTGGGGCTGGGCAAGGTTCCCATGGACTGGGGACAGACATTTGATTGGTTCATGAAGAATGTCGACCTGCCGAAAGTGGCTATCTGCCACGGAACTCCGCAGTTTGCAGGGCAGTATGATCCGGATTACAAGAGGTCAGACCTCGGTCAGATTCTCAAGAGTGAACGAGAAGAACTCGTGGAATACCTCTCTTCGGTTTCCGTGGTGTGCAACAGTTACCAGGCGCAGAACGAATGGCAATTTCATGATAGCCGGACAATCTGGCACGGTTTCTCCCCCCACGAGTATCCCAAAGGACGTAATGACCAAGGCGTACTCGTGATGCGGAAGGATGCTCTCCTGAATCGACCGCATTATAACGGTCTGTATGTTATGCAAACCGTCTGGGACATGCTTGAAGGGAAGGTCGAGTTAACCAATTTGGACGTTCCTGATCCCAGGTTTTACTCAGTCGGATCGCAGGATTGGGCTGTAGCTAAATACCAGAACTATGCTCGCAGTGTGGGAACTCACAGCATTTACCTGAATCCGACACTTCGTTCCCCCATGCCGAGGTCTCGTGGCGAGGCGATGATGGCCGGGCTTATTTCCGTTTCCATGCAAAATAACGATGTGGACCTGTTTATTAAAAACGGCGTCAACGGCTTTTATGCGGATTCGGCAGAAGAATTGGCCGAACAGATTCTATGGTTGGAAACGCATCCCATTGAGGCGGAACGTATCCGAAAGGAATCCCTGACGACAGCTCTCGATGTTTTCAACCAGGATCGTTATCTGGAGGAATGGAGCAAGCTCCTTCTTGAAATTCGAAAGTAG